In Papaver somniferum cultivar HN1 chromosome 1, ASM357369v1, whole genome shotgun sequence, a genomic segment contains:
- the LOC113354457 gene encoding uncharacterized protein LOC113354457 — MVWWTFLFCNPKSYEDVMKFAKHKSGAVKEVWSLAASITMMEILFLRNKICFEDEKGNLVSIKMRIKQYVKYCSLRIRNHMWDYSYEYIFKYFEIKKQPIKLQRIVELRFCLPEVHQILICCDGASRGNPGAAGMGFVCRGQNGEFIYAESRGLGTATNFIAEIMAIIGAAEWAVENNSFDICTQSDSNAAITTYTFGKIPWIVQARWQSIKMLFRRIQFFHSMREINSSADVMAKKSAGLSRGVCQKYSTKQGFITSLEMPDKIYYRFC; from the coding sequence ATGGTTTGGTGGACTTTTCTTTTCTGCAATCCTAAATCATATGAAGATGTAATGAAATTTGCAAAGCACAAAAGTGGTGCAGTAAAAGAAGTGTGGAGTCTGGCTGCTTCAATAACTATGATGGAAATTTTGTTTCTAAGGAACAAAATATGTTTTGAGGATGAAAAGGGGAACTTGGTCAGTATAAAGATGAGAATAAAACAATATGTCAAATATTGTTCCTTGAGAATAAGGAATCACATGTGGGATTATAGTTATGAATACATATTCAAATATTTTGAGATCAAGAAACAACCAATAAAACTCCAGAGGATTGTTGAACTGAGATTCTGTCTACCTGAAGTACATCAGATACtcatttgttgtgatggtgcttctagAGGTAATCCAGGTGCAGCAGGTATGGGATTTGTTTGCAGAGGACAGAATGGAGAGTTTATATATGCAGAATCAAGAGGATTGGGTACAGCAACTAACTTCATAGCTGAAATAATGGCAATCATTGGAGCAGCTGAATGGGCAGTGGAAAATAACAGTTTTGATATATGTACTCAATCTGATTCAAATGCAGCAATAACAACTTACACATTTGGGAAGATTCCTTGGATAGTTCAAGCAAGATGGCAGAGCATAAAGATGTTATTCAGGAGGATTCAATTTTTTCATAGTATGAGGGAAATAAATTCTTCTGCAGATGTTATGGCCAAGAAGAGTGCAGGCCTGAGTAGGGGTGTCTGTCAGAAGTATTCAACAAAACAAGGTTTTATTACTTCTCTGGAAATGCCTGACAAAATCTATTACAGATTCTGTTAA
- the LOC113354465 gene encoding uncharacterized protein LOC113354465, with protein MKTLFLNVGGLRRPRAKDKLRSLVKQFSPTLVWVVEPKIRWNSKDCKSLKLPGMHHKLIHNSTNERKCNIWLFWSASITEPYVVSITNQVITVNVGGVLVSGIHAASLAANRKELWLELEQMSNMDLPWLSIGDFNTVLSVDEKNGGRTPLRVAMKDFHEALNVCNLIQAPKSRLQFTWCNNRAGTKRIACTLDRASFNLKWSEKYLGWSYKVGVRSVSDHSPLLGSCITVPKPKNVPFIVLKVWLEHEDFKRLIQDVWATEVIGNPIVKLTKEEEEVLNATTISDQNPSDTILLNNLVVARGKQEMLNQQLHSILQQKSREKWLKHGAANTRFFHTSIKIRQAANAITELEDDNGSIVTDQHQVVHFLEQHFEEKLKFKNVIFVDGIFYVIPEVVTLEDNKMLEGVPSIQEIKDVVFSLNADNAPGPDGFPVFFIDLLGR; from the exons ATGAAGACTCTCTTCCTTAATGTTGGAGGCTTAAGGAGACCTAGAGCCAAAGACAAACTAAGGAGTTTAGTTAAACAGTTTAGTCCTACATTAGTATGGGTGGTGGAACCAAAAATTAGATGGAATTCAAAGGATTGTAAGAGTTTAAAGTTACCAGGAATGCATCACAAACTAATACATAATTCTACAAATGAGAGAAAATGTAACATATGGCTTTTTTGGAGTGCTTCAATAACTGAaccttatgttgtttcaattactaATCAAGTGATAACAGTAAATGTGGGTGGAGTTTTAGTATCTGGTATTCATGCTGCTTCTCTTGCAGCTAACAGAAAAGAATTATGGTTGGAATTAGAGCAAATGAGCAATATGGATCTACCATGGTTATCAATCGGTGATTTTAATACAGTACTAAGTGTAgatgagaaaaatggagggaGAACACCATTAAGAGTAGCAATGAAAGATTTTCATGAAGCTTTGAATGTTTGTAATCTAATTCAGGCTCCAAAATCAAGATTACAGTTTACATGGTGTAATAATAGAGCTGGTACCAAAAGGATAGCGTGCACTTTGGATAGAGCTTCATTTAACTTAAAATGGAGTGAGAAATATCTTGGATGGAGCTATAAAGTTGGAGTGAGAAGTGTTTCAGATCACAGTCCTTTATTGGGATCATGTATTACTGTTCCAAAACCTAAAAATGTTCCATTCATAGTGCTTAAAGTATGGTTAGAACATGAAGATTTCAAGAGACTAATTCAAGATGTATGGGCTACAGAAGTTATAGGAAATCCAAT agtaaaattgacaaaggaagaGGAGGAGGTTTTAAATGCAACTACAATATCAGACCAGAATCCTAGTGATACTATATTATTAAATAATTTGGTTGTGGCAAGAGGGAAACAAGAAATGCTCAATCAACAACTTCATTCCATTTTACAACAAAAATCTAGGGAGAAGTGGTTAAAACATGGTGCTGCTAATACAAGGTTCTTCCATACTTCAATAAAGATAAGACAAGCTGCAAATGCTATAACTGAGTTGGAGGATGATAATGGATCAATAGTTACAGATCAACATCAAGTTGTACATTTTCTAGAACAACATTTTGAAGAGAAGCTTAAGTTTAAAAATGTGATTTTTGTTGATGGGATTTTTTATGTTATACCTGAAGTAGTCACTTTAGAAGATAATAAGATGCTAGAAGGTGTTCCCTCAATTCAAGAAATAAAAGATGTTGTTTTTTCACTTAATGCAGATAATGCTCCTGGGCCAGATGGTTTTCCAGTTTTTTTTATAGATTTGCTTGGGAGATAA